Below is a genomic region from Megalopta genalis isolate 19385.01 chromosome 10, iyMegGena1_principal, whole genome shotgun sequence.
CATCCTGTCCCAATGTTCATCCGTTTCTCGAAGCGACTTCTTCGCACGGCAGTCAATGTTCCGTACGGCAAAAAGACTGTGAACCCCGCGAGCAAACAATGGAGAAGCGGATGACAAAGATCATTGTTGCAGTTCTTCTGGTGACATTCGCGCTGAATAGTTTCTGCACGGAAATTTCCTCGCAGATCAACCTCCGGCCGATGGAAGGTGATCGATACATCGGTGTCCTCGAACCGAAGAATGTCGTGGATTTCAACAAAATCACTGGCCGCTCGGAATTCAGCTATTTGCACGAAGAGTTGAGGGAACAGACCAACAATATGGAACGAGTGAGTCAATAATTCTTCACGGCACTTGCAATTTATTCGTTGCTTCGATAAACATCTGGCACAACGGTCGTTAAAACGTTGAGGAACGATTTGTTACAGCCAGACTTGCGCGAATTTAAaatgacattatttgaaatatcatttcgaataacgtgttattttatttcatagttATTTTTAAGTAacactatttgaaatattatgtcaacttttatttgaaataacattagtgaaatattattccaaatctcatttgaaataacattatttgaaatattatttcaaatggcatgttatattttattttataatcgaaataattatgtaattaaatttaatgtttAAAGCTGGTTTACATCTttttgcttcaaacaaattgttgtaaagatctcataaaataaaatcttttcgATGATTATTATTTTGTGGATTACTTCTCTTTGTGAATAGAGTACTGCTTCAAAAATGTTCTTACAGACGCGATGATTGAGGCATCTTCTTTACAATCATTCCTTAAAACTTGATACACGATTTTGCCGTTAATTTATGTATGTATTAAAATATTGACTCGAGGCAAATTGTGATATTTTCAACAACATAAACGTTCGTGTTTCATCGACAGAAAATCACACAGTGATAATCGTCTTTATGATAGGTGCTGCAAGAGATCAGCTAAGACTTCATAATTAATcaatattttatgaatttatgggAAAATTGAGtagttgaaatataaaataaccgaaaaagtgtaagaaaattttaaaatgtattatttctaatctatttaaaattattaaacgaagaataaattttctatttacaTTCTATTTCTCGCAACGAGCGTAGAAAATTTCTATTGTGCATACAAATCCGTAGCCCAGTAATAATGTATCGTAACTGTGCAATTAACAATTGATCTAAAATGAAAAAGATAAGACAGAATAATGTATTACTTCATCTCatgtttttaaaaatgttacgAATTATTAATAATCGGAATAAAAAGAACCAGCAATTTTGTTCTTTCCATTGATATGCAAAACATGTTTCCAGGAGAATTCGAAGAGACTGTcggatattattaataatatccaGATTACTATCAACGGGAAAGAAATCAAACCGAGCCTGGATGGCTGTCCAAACAGTATTTGCAAAGTGTCAATGTCGTCGACCTACGATGACGAGGGTAACGTGATAACCGACTTACACCTCAGAATAATAACGAAGTCGGAGGCCGATACTAAGGTCAATGAAATTCCGGTTGTCGATGGCGTGCGAGGCGTAGAAGATTCGCATGATCACCCTGTCGTAGCCTCAAGACCCACGACATACTTACACAACAATATCCCACAAGTAATtctgagtacagtaaattctccctaattcacctattttttttataattgttgacaattggcaactataaaaattagtcgcgaggctcgaataatcgtatcccctcttctcaaattttgtccagttttgttcacaagctggaagaaaattagagagaatttactgtatcttcaATAATAACTTCCATCTGTTAATAGTCTTCTGCTTGCACTTCTCTCACAAACTTATGGTTAAACGCCATAATTTTTATTCCTTATTATTCTATTGCGGCTCTTTATGCAAATATTCATTTTCGTGCATCATTTCACACAAATCGGACAACTAAAAAATTACTAGTTGTaaacagaaaataaaaatgaaattagatCTTGTCAATTCACACGTTATATCGTATGTTAAAAATCTGCACatactataaatgcataaagatccgtggtGTACTTATTATAAACTAAAATTGTTGAGAATACTAATTATTGCAATGGTGCCTGTTTTAATTGCACGAGACAAGAGTGagttaaaaatttctttttctttttaatcgtTATtccagttgaaaataatacgtaggtattgttaaattattttaatctttCTACAGGTTTCAATTTCacctattaatttttattataatattattataatattagtataatattagtataatattagtataatattattataatattagtataatattagtataatattattataatattagtataatattattagtataatactGGCAGTTTAATTACAGACAATTATTCTGTCCAAATTTATAGCCGAACACGAAAATACTCGCAGTAAATAGATAAAATTTATGGTCCTTAAATGTCATAAACAAGTGTACATTAAATTCATGAAAGCGTGGGAGAACAGAATTTATAATGAGACAATGAATAAAGAAGTAGAAAATTATTATGGACAAGTTATAACGTGATATttcagaagcttttaaagaagATTGCTCAGGTGTGCTCTGCGGCAATATCTTAAGTGAATACTGGAATATTCCACAAGTAGTTTGCACCTTCACACCAAACATAATTCTTGTGTTACATAAAATGTGGTTATGATTGCAAAACAACTAGattataatttacaattattataattacttctACATATTGCTCTATAATCTTGTTGCCTTCTCTTTTCTGTAatcattaataaatatttccCGCTGAGATACACAGACGAACAAAGAAATTAACTAATTCATTCAGAAAAATGCGCATTTTCTTTGATTAAAGTTTGAAAGCAATCGTACAGGTCttaaaaagataataatttcggtGCTGCAAAAGTGAGAACAAATATGCACAATCAAACAGTATTATCTCAATACTATTAATTAATGTATGACTAAccattttaaaaattatacaattgacgATATTTATCATCATTCTCAGCTTTGTTCATCAATTTTGAAAACGTTTTTCCAAAGATACTTCTTACAGACCTGTCAGCCTGTTTGTTATTTCTTTTACTGAAATTAATTGACAAGAATTTGAATAACAAAgatctttacgcatttatggcacgCGCAGACTTCTAAAATGCAAAAATAGTTCGAGATAACAATGTTTctaatatcatttttattttcttcttacaATGTTAGTGATCTTTTAGTGGAAATAAAGAAACTTTTCTTTGATTCTAATTTTTGTGAAATGACGTATGAAAATTAGaaattgcataaagatccgcagtctaattgttGGTATTGTTTGTTTGGACGACCGCataattatatcgtaattaaataaattatactatAAACAAAATACATATTCTTTATTACGAGAAAATGAGCATTCATAATTAGTATCATATCCGCTCCTGACGAAGACGATACTGAAACCAAGATCACTTAACGTATCGACATCTTCTAATATCGATAGCCTCGATAAATGTTGGTGATTCTAcgaagtatagtaaattctctctaattgacgttcagattatacacaaaaatggacaatttgagaagaggggatatgattattcgaggttACGATTATTGACAATCTAACTATAACATGTCTATAACTGTATCtaactttataattataatataactatatctaactttataattataatataactatatctaactttataattataatataactatatctacctttataattataatataactatatctaactttataattataatataactatatctaactttataattataatataactatatctaactttataattataatataactatatctaactttataattataatataactatatctaACTATAACTCTAACATGACAatgttactataaaaacgagtcgcaatgctcgaataatcgtaactccccttccaaaattgttcattattgtgcacaatctgtgagcgtaaattaggaagaatttactgtacattgttAAATGAAATAAGAAAATCATCTATTACAGATTCAAACTCGTTACCAAGACGGCGAACCTTGGTATCAAGGCAGAAGAACCTTCCAGAGGCCACAAATTATGTGGCGTTACCAAGTTCCGGTGCAATTTTCAGGCAGACAATTTCCACAATATGGCGGACGGCCAGCTGCTGCGCCCGTTGTTGATGACAAGATAGAACCACCGCTGAGCAAGACCCAAGGACGCAACAAATGAAATCCCACCGGTCTCGATCGTAGTATCTTGTTCATGTAAATATCGTCGTCCAGTTCAATAAAATACAGACGCTGTTAAACAATAGATATATTTGAGAacgaatttgtaaataatttaaataaaattaaacgtGTTACATGATGATTACCCtacattaaataattaattagcaTAGTCACGTCGACGTAGAAATTGCCGTACGAGACAAAGTTTTATGAATAATTAAATACGATGTCTCTGTTCTTTTTAACAACCAGATAATTAATATCGATTGGgtaatcaatttttattgtcgACAACGTTTcgtatataaaatttttaagtTGTTCCAGAGTGAActgtattttaattacattccaAAGTCCTGGTCTCTTTCGTTATAACACAAATCCTCTTTAATTTCATCGAGAATTATCGTACGCTGCATAGTAATCGTCTCGTAACATGAAATTACCTAGTGGTCTCTTTGTTTAAGGTGTTAAATAATCCCTTGTTGCTATCAAATAATTACATACGATATTAGGCGCTCCACGGTTCGAGTTGCACTTAAATAGATGAGTATTTCTATGGCATTAATGCAAGTATATTTGACAAGTAATTAAAGTATTGTATAGGACCCTGAGTTACAACGGTTACAATCTCTCGATTCGGAGAGAATAAAGAAGACCAAAGGATGTTGCTTGTGTTATCGCAACATGCAGCGGTCGGGCAAAAAACGGTTATTAGTGTTACACCCCCGATCGATGGCGGAGGATTTAATCTTCGACGGTGCGGAAAGTAATTTTCCCATTGTCGTTCACGCCAGTCGTCGACGTTTTGTGGGAAATCGGTTTACCGTCCGGGCCGATCACCGTTTTCGAACTCGAGCTGGAGAATACTCCGAAACTGCCTCCAGAAGGTGCGGGAATTTCTTCACCGAATCTGGATTGCACTCCCGGCGCAACCTGCAACGTTACAAATAGTTACCATCAAATAAATCCTCCCATAAATAATGGCAAAATTCTTTCACTTTGCATTTTGGAAATAATTTTTCGAATCTtgttgtttctcatatattattTCGAAGATCATTTATTGCTTAAACCCTTGCCATTTGACGGGTCTCACTAGCGATGggatttctaataataacctgttaagtatgaatCTTATCTAGTTTTTTTaacgtccctctctctctctctcgctttctcctaATCTCTCGTTCTGTCTCTTGTTATCACTATTTAAGCATCCAAGTAAATATAAGCatgcaataaatatattttttctgcttcttttacttttcaGAATTTATTGCAATTGTAAAAATTTGAATCGTCGCGTAACCGTGATGACGGTCCAATTATTTTCGTATCAATTGATAAAGTTAAATTCAAATGTAATTGTTGTAAAAGTTGCCTATTAAAGATAGCTATTTTACAAGATAAATATTTTGTAGACCAGTGTTTTATAAAAGTCTGTAAAATCTGCTATACGctcttataaatattgtttaaatttgtAGCAATTTCAGTTATACCttttttttccatttttgttaCGATATTTAAATGAATACCTTTCGCAAGTTATGcggatacatttttattatagcGGTCTCCACAGTTTAGACTCGTTGACTTTTTACGATTGCACTTAACTCTCTGCGACTTCTTATATTCGAACGTTTGAAACTGTACTTTTATTATAGGTAATTATCCGACATTAAAGCGTTATTAAATTAccaattaaatgaaatttaattaactTCGCCCGTACTGAATTTAATGACGTTAAGACGATCATTACGAGGTTACACTTATGCATTTACGTTCACGCAAGGTGAAATGCAAAAGAAAGAGTACATTacctaaaattaataatattcttacTTTGTTTTGTATACAGTGGATGTTTTGTTGAACGAAAGAAATGTTTACCTTATCCTAATTCtcacaacaacaaaaacaacgtgCAAGAATGGAAATTTATAAAGATTCATCAGCATAAAGATTCGGAATCTTTTGCAGAACATTGCTGTACATCGTTTATACGAAATAATAAGATgagaaaattatgaaaaactTTGAAACTCTTCAAAGAAAATATACTTTAACGCGAGGACAAAGCCACAGATTATAAAATTTTTCAGCAATAATTAATAACTTTGTGGAATGATGGTAACGAAAATAATTGAAACATATATAAAACAGAATATTGATCGTACCGGATTGATAGCACCAGCTTGATAGCCACCGTGTGGTCCCAGACCAATGCTGGAAACAGCAGTATGAACACCAGGCATTCCACCTGAATAGCCGTCTGTTCCTATGCGATTGGCAGTCTCAAACAAtctaaaaatacaataattgcAACATAAGAACTatctatttttataaataatagtaataagcaTACTAAATCGTAATTCCTAGACAGCAGATATTTGTGCAAAATGGAAATTGTCTTCGTTAACTGCAAGACAAAAGAGCTACAAAAACATTTATTCttcttattaataattttaataagtttaatAAGTACATGTTTGTACTGTTTCGAGATCGATCtacttatatgtatatgtaataaatgcataaaatccgcagtctagtaattacaaaatatattaaattagaaCGTATTCTCCAACGTAACGCTTTAGTTAAATTTGTTGGAATCTCCCAAATATCGAATGCATATTTCTTATTAGATATTACCCCTTAAGCCTAATTCGTTCACAATAATtgtgattagactgcggatttgatgtatTTGTGAGAAAAACAAGAAAGTAGTAGCACTTAAAACAATGAAAAGAGACGAAAAGAACCTACGAATATCGATGTATTAAAATTGAACTTATTAAAGATATCAAAGGATCGAAAAATGTGGTCCTTAACTCCTATAACTGATgcagattatttttattttttcccacaaatccgcggtctaattattgaTACATCACTTACAATTTCGTTGGCGTCGCACGAAAAATCGCTCTAAAAACGCCTACTATTCTGTTTCACTTACGACTGTTGTTGTTTCTGGAACTGATTTTGCAGCTGCTTGAACTGTTCCTCCATTTGCCTCTGGAAAGCTTCCGGATTGTAGCCGGGGAACACAAAAACGCTGGGATCCTGGAATGGGAAGCCTGCGCCTGTGCCTGTAAAAAGCGAACTGCATGTAAACAGTGTCCACAGACAATATGCACGCATTCGCGAACGAACGAAGTAGCTCATGCAATTGTATGCGAAACGAAAGCCGCGAGTCTGTCAAATATGAATGTTCAAAATCTCGAAAAATACTCGACACGACACAAAACTCAACGATACAGACTCGCAGGACAGGTACCAGCAAAAACTAATTTGGCATAATCTTCTTCTGGCAATCTTTCTAAAACACATGCACCGTAAGAACCAGAATAAATTCGTTCCGATCGATTGACAAAATCAATTCATGAGGTCAATTTTGTGAAATCAATTTTACAGAATCACAATTTTACGGAATCTATTTTGCAAAATCAATTTTACAGAATcaatttcacaaaattaattttgcaaaatcAATTTTACAGAATcaatttcacaaaattaattttgcaaaatcAATTTTACAGAATcaatttcacaaaattaattttaaccTATTCATTCAGAGATCCTATTCTCATAGGTCCCAAAATTAAATTACTGCGCCGACAGACCGCAGATCACTGAAGCATGCTCTCAGGATCGCCTTCTCTCAGATCATTACCTACTCCACTGTAACCAAATCCCCCAGCGCTACCCATGTTCGGTGCGTAGCCAGCATTCGGCCAGTCCGAGTTCGGCGTATAGCCGTAGTTAGGCATATTGCCGGTGTTAGGCATATTGTCGACGAAAGCTCCACGATCGGCCAACGACGGTTGCTTGGGTGCTTGTCCGTAGCCTGCGCCGCCTCCGAAGGAAGAAGCTCCAGCTGAAGCGAAAGACCCGGCCGCTCCTTGTCCGTGGCTGGTTCCGGTCCAGGCGTAATTGTTAGGACCTGGGATAGAGTTGAAAGTAGGATCACCGTAAGGGTTATAAGGTGACGAGAAGTCCGGAGAGAAGTTCGGGAAGGCGAACTGTGGGACGTAACTGTTCTGAGGATGGCCGAAATCTACGACCGAAGGCGCAGGATTCGTCGCAGGATTCGTCGCAGGACTCGCAACTGGCTTGCTCTGAGGCTTGCCTTTAGGCTTCTTCACTTCTAAAGGCTCCTCGACAGACTCCTGGTCAGGGTCCTCCGAATCGATACGAGAACCGAGCCCGACTTTCGGGGTCGTTGACTGTGGGTCATCTGGTTCCTCGGTGTCCGACTGTTTCGGCGTGGTGGTGGCTTTGGCCGGCGAGGTGCCGGGTTCGGGTGTCGTGGGATCTGTTTGCAAAGTAGCAGGATTGGCGGCGAGGCGACTAGGTATGACTCGGGTTGTTGGATTCGGTTTATATGGTGGCGGACTCGGTTTTGGTGCTGGGGTGTGCGGTTTAGGCGCGGGTGAACTCGGTTTAGATGCTGGCGGACTCGTTCCGGGACGGTTCGGGCTCGGCGGTTTCGGCTTGCTCGGAAGATTGGGTTTTTTCGGGGTGGTGTTCGCGGGAGTTGTGCTCGGTGCAGAGGCGGTGGTCGAGTCCTTAGGCGTGGTGGTGCTTTCTGCGGTGCTCGAACTCTCGAAGATCGATTGCCGTTTCGCCCTCGGCGTTTCGATGAACTCCGTGTCTGCTCTCATATCGCTTTCTTGCAAGCCATCTTCGCCGATGAAAAGAAACAAAACACCAATGGTCGTTTGGTTAATTGTTCCCAGCGAAACGCTGTGGTTGCGGTGAATCGCAGGCCTCGTGGTTATTGCCGACATGCTTTCCTAGAGGACGAGTGACGCGCAGGTCCATCGAGCATTGGAGTCTTCCAGCTGTTCGAACGGTTCGGATTCGAAATAGTTTTTCTTACCGGAGGATCTGTGATAAGTCCTTTTGAACTCAGGGTTATAGATGTTCTAGCAGCTTAATTGTTGGCTGGGTTAAACGGATGCGTTGAACGGATTCATGTTGATTCGAACGAAGTGATTCAAGAGTTTACAGCAACAGTCTGCTTTGTTTTGAAAATTGTGTTCTTTACTTTATGTAAAAAGTCTATCAGGTAATATTGCAGATAGGTACGATAAAAACCATTTGAAGATGATTTTACAGGCTATAAATTTACAGGGTGCACCAACATTACGGTattttcgggaaatgaggggttcctgaggtcattcacagtaactttttccttagcgcaaatgcaatccgcggctttatttacgagttatcaacgaaaaatagtgaccaattaATTTACTGaagttaaaataaataaaaagtaaaaatcaAGATATAAAAGTTATAGGATATGTAGATTGGACTgagaattttatacatttacggaaaaaatgtgtagatgaaatataaaattatgatgGCATAAAGAAGAGTTTAATAGTTACACTAGATCCAaggtattaaaattattagaagcaacaatttatttttatttaatttctatttcttgcaatcgtCTTCGAACATTTGTATTCTGCATAAAGATACACAGTCTATacgtgtacatatatacataatatggtTTGAAAACAACACGCTTCTGCCACAGTTACAGAAATATGTTAATACAACAACGCCTGCTTGAATGGCGCAGATTACAGACCACATTTCGAATGACATTAAAGCAGGTTACTATTTCGAGAGCTACCACCTGCTGCATCCACTCTTTCAATCATGCCTGGAATGCATGTAATGAAAAACATTGGATTGCAATCTCACTGAGTGGTTCGAGCAATTTCAAGCAGAGATGAGGTCTATTTCGTGAAAATTGCACTaagaaaaattaatctatataaCACGTTAAATGGACGAGTGTCATATATGTGTGACACCAATGTTCGTCTAGTTTTCAAAAATTCATTTCTGCTGCCAATACACAtttgaacaaattgaataatCTTAGGATGTTTAGAATGCGAAAGAGTTACAAACCAGCTACTATGATAAATTCAAAACTTCCTAGTTTCGGTTTTACTAATTACATTAGTTTGTTCGATTTTTGGTATTTGACGTATTAAGATGGGTCTGCTAACTATTAATTACTCGATAGTCGCGATCATAAAATCAAAATTGTAGTGTACGACCCAACATAAGTAATTTACTTTTATACTTGAAGCTTATGCAACAATATCTTGTTCTTTTCTGTGCTCCGTTCACAATTAGAGCATCTTTTGCtattaatgtataaaatattgattatattattattttaataatattattatatattatatattatatatatatatatatatatatatatatattattatatctatctatctatctatatatatatatatatatatatgtattattaatataattatatataatttatatatataatattttaataatattattttaatattaatattaaaatattttgtttttattttatatttttaaaaagataCAGGGTTGATATTACACAAGCACCTCGTTCAGCCAGTTCAATTTCGAAAACTGAGATCTTCGTCGATCCGGATTTTCATGTTTCATCGCCTGTTTTTTAAAAGTCGTTTTCACAGCCTCCGATGACTCCAATGCTCGGTAAACCTGTAGCTTCACTGAAACGCATGCGTGTGAGAAAGAAAGTTTTAAAACACGTTGAACAGATATAGACAGATATACGAGGTTTACATTTCTCGTTCACTTCCACAGCTCTATTGAATTAGGGGAAAACAGTGACTGAGTGACGAACAGAACAGGCATGCAGGGGAATGGTTTCGTCATGAAACTTTCCGACACACACACTCGAACGCTAATTTCTTTACGAGGACACATATATAAAGATTTCTCAGTAGAGATAGGTTCGACGAACAGTAAGTACGATGAAAGTCATGGACGTTGTTAGCCATTGGTAAACATAAATGCGATGGGAAAGTTCATTTCGCAATAGAATATTCATTTAGACGTTATAAAGGATGTCCCGAAATTCACGGAAGATTTAAATTTCGTGCCATTTGTGTATGGTAAAGTGTTGCCAACGAAAAAAAAGGCAGCTGACAGTTCAAGGTCCGCGAAACAATTCGGTCACTGCATGAGTCATTTCCTGGTCGTGTAATTTCCCGTTTTGGTGATCGGAGCTGGCCACCCAGATCGCGCGATTTAATGTCGTtggatatttttctttttgggATTTTTGAAGTCTAAGATTTATGCCAACAAGCCCACGACCACCCACGCCTCGAAAAAGGAAATCGAGCGTTACATCAACGAAATTCATCCACGTTTATGCAAAACGGCCatggaaaatttcaacaaaagaaTGTGTATGTGTCAGCGAAGCCGTGGAGGCCGTTTTCCCATAATACATAACACTATGGAAACACTATGGAAAATTTCAACGAAAGAGTGTGTTTGTGTCAGCGAAGCCGTGGAGGCCATTTACCCATAATCAATAAATaatttacaattttaattataaacttGTGTTTCCTATCAAAATTACGTCTTGTATGTATTTTGGGACATCCTTTAGTAACGTAtaatcactttttttttttagtgaaaGGAAGAACAACTTCGTTGAATTCTTACATGCGGGTCTTCATAAATTCGTAGAGTGAACGGATTTAGTTACATAGTTTGCACTTTAAACATCATCGGCTATTAAGACGTTCTTCTTCACTGTTCATTATTTGCACGATTTTCTAACGGTTCAGCAAGATAAATCAAAATATTACGCGGAATCAGAGATCAAAGaagtagtttaaaagaatttattcAACCTTTTCCTCGATTCGTTGTAATCGCGTGAATTGCttcgaataattatataactGTGACACGATTACAGAAAGCGCGTAAACAGTACGTCTTTTTTAATACAGATAATACATCAACAAGATAATTCTAAACGAAATGTAAATCGAATATTTCTGCATCGATTTATCTGCACGATTTGTCAGATTATGGTTGAATATTCATTCATCGTGGAAGtatttcgtgcgaaacacatttccAAATTACAATCTTTATAAGTACAGAATAAGATAAAGAACAGAACTTTGataactggaccgcggattttatgcatttatgagacaAATGATAGCGCGAGACACGAAATAAGGAACGCCAGAAGAATAAAAGGACATAGAGATGGTATCTTTGAACGATTATtcgtaataataagtaattattaaataatcatCGATAAGCTACCACGCGAGAAGAGGTACATTTTGATTGTCTCTCGTTTCTTGAAATTCGTGAAGAACATTTTCacgttgcataaagatccgcgatccGTCGATCATTCGATATTTCTGTGTCTCGGAGACTTCGGTTCGTAAAATCAAGTTTCTCAAGATGACGCGCGACTCGGTAGATTGTTATTTAAATCGTGACTCTACTCTCGTTGTTTCATTTATGCCCGCACGAATTTCGAATGCTGTACGAATCCGGTGGTCGCGGCTACGAAGTGGACAGAGCCGCTTAAATCACGCTGTCTCGTTGTCACCGAGTGCACGAGAAGAACACGAGCAAAAAAGGAAGAAGTCGAGAGAAGGAAAGTATCTTGGCAAGGGTCAAGGTTGGGAATGAAACGAGGTCACGGTTCGTAAACCTCGCGAAGAATTATCGTCGCTCTCGTTGCGCGACATGCATTACGTTCTCGTACACATAAAAGAGAAGCGCATCGAGGAGACGacagttaatattatattacagacGCGAGAATATCGATTACCAATCCGCTACCACGCATGCACCCACACAGAATCGCGGGCATACATACATTGTGCTGATTTTGTGGCCTACGTGACGTGCGGACAGAGTTAATTATCTGCTGACACTTTTATTGACACTTTACTTGCATTCAATTATACGGCGATCATCGAAGATGCTTCCGTCGACATTGCGAATTAATATTACTCCCTCTCGTTCGATTCAATTATTCCACGCCGGCAAGAATATTTTTTCAATCGTAAAATCTCCGAATAAGGATATCGATATTTGTCCAGTCATTTAACAAAAATTACTCGCACTCCGCAAGAGAAACAATAAAGCTTATCATTCAACGAAAATTAAATCCTTcgcagaatatttttatttcaaacgcTGCTCCAACTTCGATCCACCCTTTGCGCTCTGAGATCATACACTAAAAACGTATTTGAAAAAT
It encodes:
- the LOC117219947 gene encoding uncharacterized protein LOC117219947 isoform X3; its protein translation is MRADTEFIETPRAKRQSIFESSSTAESTTTPKDSTTASAPSTTPANTTPKKPNLPSKPKPPSPNRPGTSPPASKPSSPAPKPHTPAPKPSPPPYKPNPTTRVIPSRLAANPATLQTDPTTPEPGTSPAKATTTPKQSDTEEPDDPQSTTPKVGLGSRIDSEDPDQESVEEPLEVKKPKGKPQSKPVASPATNPATNPAPSVVDFGHPQNSYVPQFAFPNFSPDFSSPYNPYGDPTFNSIPGPNNYAWTGTSHGQGAAGSFASAGASSFGGGAGYGQAPKQPSLADRGAFVDNMPNTGNMPNYGYTPNSDWPNAGYAPNMGSAGGFGYSGVGTGAGFPFQDPSVFVFPGYNPEAFQRQMEEQFKQLQNQFQKQQQSLFETANRIGTDGYSGGMPGVHTAVSSIGLGPHGGYQAGAINPVAPGVQSRFGEEIPAPSGGSFGVFSSSSSKTVIGPDGKPISHKTSTTGVNDNGKITFRTVED
- the LOC117219947 gene encoding uncharacterized protein LOC117219947 isoform X1; the protein is MSAITTRPAIHRNHSVSLGTINQTTIGVLFLFIGEDGLQESDMRADTEFIETPRAKRQSIFESSSTAESTTTPKDSTTASAPSTTPANTTPKKPNLPSKPKPPSPNRPGTSPPASKPSSPAPKPHTPAPKPSPPPYKPNPTTRVIPSRLAANPATLQTDPTTPEPGTSPAKATTTPKQSDTEEPDDPQSTTPKVGLGSRIDSEDPDQESVEEPLEVKKPKGKPQSKPVASPATNPATNPAPSVVDFGHPQNSYVPQFAFPNFSPDFSSPYNPYGDPTFNSIPGPNNYAWTGTSHGQGAAGSFASAGASSFGGGAGYGQAPKQPSLADRGAFVDNMPNTGNMPNYGYTPNSDWPNAGYAPNMGSAGGFGYSGVGTGAGFPFQDPSVFVFPGYNPEAFQRQMEEQFKQLQNQFQKQQQSLFETANRIGTDGYSGGMPGVHTAVSSIGLGPHGGYQAGAINPVAPGVQSRFGEEIPAPSGGSFGVFSSSSSKTVIGPDGKPISHKTSTTGVNDNGKITFRTVED
- the LOC117219948 gene encoding uncharacterized protein LOC117219948 isoform X1 — translated: MEKRMTKIIVAVLLVTFALNSFCTEISSQINLRPMEGDRYIGVLEPKNVVDFNKITGRSEFSYLHEELREQTNNMERENSKRLSDIINNIQITINGKEIKPSLDGCPNSICKVSMSSTYDDEGNVITDLHLRIITKSEADTKVNEIPVVDGVRGVEDSHDHPVVASRPTTYLHNNIPQIQTRYQDGEPWYQGRRTFQRPQIMWRYQVPVQFSGRQFPQYGGRPAAAPVVDDKIEPPLSKTQGRNK
- the LOC117219947 gene encoding uncharacterized protein LOC117219947 isoform X2 — encoded protein: MDTRILTLLVIISVAGSLAELHVPFYRVRRNGLQESDMRADTEFIETPRAKRQSIFESSSTAESTTTPKDSTTASAPSTTPANTTPKKPNLPSKPKPPSPNRPGTSPPASKPSSPAPKPHTPAPKPSPPPYKPNPTTRVIPSRLAANPATLQTDPTTPEPGTSPAKATTTPKQSDTEEPDDPQSTTPKVGLGSRIDSEDPDQESVEEPLEVKKPKGKPQSKPVASPATNPATNPAPSVVDFGHPQNSYVPQFAFPNFSPDFSSPYNPYGDPTFNSIPGPNNYAWTGTSHGQGAAGSFASAGASSFGGGAGYGQAPKQPSLADRGAFVDNMPNTGNMPNYGYTPNSDWPNAGYAPNMGSAGGFGYSGVGTGAGFPFQDPSVFVFPGYNPEAFQRQMEEQFKQLQNQFQKQQQSLFETANRIGTDGYSGGMPGVHTAVSSIGLGPHGGYQAGAINPVAPGVQSRFGEEIPAPSGGSFGVFSSSSSKTVIGPDGKPISHKTSTTGVNDNGKITFRTVED
- the LOC117219948 gene encoding uncharacterized protein LOC117219948 isoform X2 — encoded protein: MEKRMTKIIVAVLLVTFALNSFCTEISSQINLRPMEGDRYIGVLEPKNVVDFNKITGRSEFSYLHEELREQTNNMERENSKRLSDIINNIQITINGKEIKPSLDGCPNSICKVSMSSTYDDEGNVITDLHLRIITKSEADTKIQTRYQDGEPWYQGRRTFQRPQIMWRYQVPVQFSGRQFPQYGGRPAAAPVVDDKIEPPLSKTQGRNK